tctgcagatcctctcaagctctgtcaggttggatggggagcgttgctgcacagctattttcaggtgtctccagagatgttcgatcgggtacaAGTCCGGgacaatcaaggacattcagagatgtgTCCCAAAGCCACCCAtgcattgtcttagctgtgtgcttagggtcattgttctggagcaggttttcatcaaggatctctgtactttgctccgttcaccttTCCTTTGATCCTGACTAGAATCACAGTCTCCTAATCtcatgaaaaacatctccacaacgtgatgctgccaccactatgcttcactgtagggatggtgccaggtttcctccagacatgacgcttggcattcaggccaatcttggtttcatcagaccagagaatcttgtttcgcatggtccgagagtccttcatgtgccttttggcaaactccaagcgtgctgtcatgtgtcttttacttagacgtggcttccgtctggccactctgccataaaggcctgactggtggagtgctgcagagatggttgtccttctggaaggttctcccatctccacagaggaactctagagctctgtcagagtgagcatcgggttcttggtcacctccctgaccaaggcccttctccccccgattgctccgtttggccgggtgctcagctctaggaagagtcttggtggttacaaacttcttccatttatgaatgaaaGAGGCCACTttcattttttggtacccttccccagctcGGTGCCTCGACAGAATCgggtctcggagctctacgaacaatttgtttgacctcatggcttggtttttcctctgacatgcactgtcaactgtgggaccttatatagacaggtgtgtgcctttccaaaacatgtccaatcaattgtatttaccagaagtggactccaatcaagttatagaaacttttcaaggatgatcattgaAAACAAGATGCATtcgagctcaattttgagtctcatagggcaaagggtctgaatacttctgtttttttttttataaattagtaaacatttctaaaaacctgttttcactttgttattttagggtattgtgtgtagattgctgatttaaaaaaaaaatgtatttcatccatttttagaataaggctgtaacaaaatgtagaaaaggtcaaggggtctgaatactttctgaatccaTTGTATAGGTCTGTCAGGTAGCATTCTAGTTGATGGGGATTTGACAGCATACTCACAATGTCGTTTTTATCCACTCTTGTTCCCACGATCTTTAACCGAATCTCATCATCCTGTTGGATTACAATGTCCTAATGTGGAGAATACATAATCCTTAATAAGAAGACATGTATCCAAGAGTTGTGTTTACTAAATATTCAGTTAGTAAAATGACAACCAAACCACCACTATTTAGTAAAGAACAAGTTTTAGATCTCACCTCATCAGTGGTCTTATAACAGGGAGGATTTGAGTTGGGGTCAAACTCCATCTCTGAGGGAATGGACTGCAGAAACAGTAAGTAACCACATTTACATTTATTAAAGAGTTCCTGAATAAAACCATTCAACAACTAAAAGGAGACATTTCCATGTGAACCTACGTGACGAGAGATGAAACAGGACATGGGGCCGATCTCTGTGAACAGTCCAACCTGAAAAGAACGGGACATCTTAAATTATTTAAAATTTCCCCATGAAAACAATATGATCTATTATTGTCAATCCTTATTTCAGATGGTATTGAGATCAAAGAAGATttggatgtgtcccaaattgcaccctattgactctggtcaaaagtagtgcactaccctattgactggtcaaaagtagtgcactaccctattgattctggtcaaaagtagtgcactataaagggaatagggtgttattgtTCCACACAGTCTGAAGAGCTAACCCCTTTTGCATAATGCTACTGATGGTTAAACTGTCCCATTGTTTCAGAGTGCTCCACTTCAAATATCAACTTATGGACGCTCAAGACGATCTATCCCCCATCCTTTCCGTCATGGCAGACGCCCAGAAATATGTCTACATCTCAGTCATAGACTATCTTCCAACGTCCCAGGTCACTGAGCCACTCAGGTGACTGTCAGCACTCCATGTTTTCAGGGCAACTTCTGATTCTTTTCATatacaatatttattttttattttttatttttttacatttgtacaTAATCTTTTGTACCTAGAATAATGAATTTGGCCCACGGAttattttatttggccccccaaaaaaataattCATTGTTGGGGATAAAAGActataaaaacaccagcaaattaGCTCTGATTTAAATTTTGGAAATAtattccaaagtattcccatgcataGTAGAGAGATATGTGATTGTATAGAAATGGTAGCAAGGTTTGAAataatgttttagtcaaatattacaaGGGGGAGCCCTTGTTTTGTTTCCTTACTTTGTTGACCTGGGTAACCACGGCATCTACCACCTCGCCTTTGAATGGACGGAAGACAATAGCCTTGTACTTGACGGGGTAAAGCACAAATCCCCTGCCTGGTTGGATGACACCTGCACCAATGTTGTCAATGGTGGTCACCGCAATGACGAACCCATATCTGAAACAGGGAATTACTGAGTCAATAACTGAACAAGCATATCAACGTGTTACTGGTCAAAACAACCTACCCAGTGTTGTGGAAGTGTGCAAACTGTAAAGACAATTTGTGGTCTCTTGTCTACGTTGAAATGTAGCCTGGAGTCCAAACTGAATATGACCTTGTTTCACTACACTGAGCAATACTGAGTGTGGGTTCCAGGTTAATGAAAGGGAAGCTTCCCAGGCTCAATACTACTCACTTCCCTGTGCATGTTCCCTCCACTTCTGTGAAGAGCTTCTGTTTCACAGTGTTCAGGAGATTGGGACCAAAGTACCGAGGGTGGAGCAGGATCTCATGCTCCAGGGAAATCTGTGaataatcatatatatatatatatatatatatatatatatatatagtaccagtcaaaagtttataaacacacctattcattcaatagTTTtcgttatttttactattttatacattgtagaataatagtgaagaccaaaactatgaaatacacatatggaatcatgtagtaaccaagtaAGTGTTAcacaaaccaaaatatattttggattttagattcttcaaagtagccaccctttgccttgatgacagctttgcacactctcggcattctctcaacaagcttcacgaggaatgcttttccaacagtcttgaaggagttcccacatatgctgagcacttgttggctgctttttcttcactctgcggtccaactcatcccaaaccatctcaactgggttgaggttgggtgattgtggaggcctggtcatctgatgcagcactccatcactctccttcttggtcagatagccccttacacagcctggaggtgtgtgttgggtcattgtcctgttgaaaaacaaatgatagtcccactaagctcaaaccagatgggatggcgtatacctgcagaatgctgtggtaatcagctggttgtgtgccttgaattctaaataaatcactgacagtttcaccagcaaagcacccccacaccatcacacctcctcctccatgcttcacagtgggaaccacacatgcagagatcatccattcaccttctctgtgtctcacaaagacgcagaggttggaaccaaaaatctctcatttggactcatcagaccaaaggacagatttccactggtctaatattcattgcttgtgtttcttggcccaagcaagtctcttcttcttattggtgtccttcagtagtggtttctttccagcaattcgaccatgaaggcctgattcacgcagtctcctcttaacagttgatgttgagatgtgtctgttacttgaactctgtgaagcatttaactctaatgaatttatcctctgcagcagatgtaactctgggtcttcctttcctgtggcggtccttatgagagctagtttcatcatagtgcttgatggtttttgcgactgcacttgaagaaacttccaaaGTTATTGACATTTTTACTGTTTGACTGAACTTCATttcttgaagtaatgatggactgtcgtttctctttgcttatttgagctgttcttgccataatatggacttggtattttaccaaataggactatcttctgtataccacccctaccttatcacaatacaactgattggctctaacgcattaaggaaaaaaatccacaaattacattttaacaaggcacacctgttaattgaaatgcattccaggtgactacctcatgaagctggttgagagaatgtcaagagtgtgcaaagctgtcatcaaggaaaagggtggttactttgaagaataaaaaaaacaaaaatatattttaattggtTTAACActgatttggttactacatgactccatatgtgttatttcatagttttgatgtcttcactatatttGACAATGTATAAAtagtcaaaataacaaaaaacccttgaatgagtaggtgtccaaacttgataggtacagtatatatagttagtgTACAGTTTGTTTTTACAGTGGGTAACTTAGTACTGAACAAGTCATACTGTTTATAGCTAAGAATGACAGCAGTTACTTTCATTGAGTCTAAGGGTGTTTTCACAAATGTagtcctctttaaagtgaactctgggttaaaaaaaaaaagctaaagaACTCAGGTATCTTTGTATTCACACTGCCCTTGCATTTGAATAAGGACTCAACTCTTTTGCCAGTTCACTTCACCTATTTTGTGGACAGAGTCCCCTTTGCTTTCACATTGCTACGTTTAAGAAAGGAACCAATATCTTTTTCCCAACATTCACTCTGGGTTTTTACAAAGTGCAGGACAAGCCATTCAATCAGAATGTGTTATCCGACTGCTACTATTAGATATCATTCTAAACATTCTAAATAAAAATCTCTCTTTTGTGAATCCAGTGTGAGGAATCGTGGCAGAGGTTAACGGTGTTGTTGCAGCAGTCTAGTGTGTGTTGCGGGAATAATGACAAGCGAACATTGGGGAGCTTTAAATTCACGTTATCCTAAAAACGGGAACCGGACCGCGTAATTCAAGCGAACCGAACTCAGATCACCTCTCGAGATGGCCTTAATTCGGTTCGCTTAGGGGGCTCTTTGGAGGGGTCCGAGTTCCTTTGGTGTGTATCACACAgcacacacaaaaatacacatgGACTTCACAAACATTGGCTGAAAGGGTCCATGTGTGAAAACACCCTAAAGTAACATGTAGCTTTCTTAAACTATCATCGCCAGACATGTATCAaacagttaaatatgttattatgAAACGTTTATGTTTTCATTTTGGTAATAGTTAACAGAGCAGTTAGCTAGCCAACCGGCTAACAAAGCTAGCGATAGCATAGTTAGCCATGGGTGTTATCGTCACAAGATCATACAAATCGAACATCTTACATGATAAAACATGATTTCCCGCTGACGCCTACTTGATTGTAGCCTTCTGTTTAATTTATCAGCAAGTAATGGTTATCTTTTCTAAATTATTATTTAAGTCCAGCGGCACATCACAGGAAGACGGTAATGTTTGACTTCTGGAAAAAGTTTTACTTCCGGAGCATTAGATTCACAGCTTTTTGGTCCAATTATGATTCAAGACAAGgatttgttttaaaaaaataaaaaattcttgatacatgtttaatgacgatgaaaaa
Above is a genomic segment from Oncorhynchus kisutch isolate 150728-3 linkage group LG19, Okis_V2, whole genome shotgun sequence containing:
- the LOC109910238 gene encoding DNA-directed RNA polymerase II subunit RPB7, with the translated sequence MFYHISLEHEILLHPRYFGPNLLNTVKQKLFTEVEGTCTGKYGFVIAVTTIDNIGAGVIQPGRGFVLYPVKYKAIVFRPFKGEVVDAVVTQVNKVGLFTEIGPMSCFISRHSIPSEMEFDPNSNPPCYKTTDEDIVIQQDDEIRLKIVGTRVDKNDIFAIGSLMDDYLGLVS